The window AACGTACTGACAAAAGTATCTCAGTACTTCTCAGCAAAGCATTGCTCCACTCTCAAAAACATTTGTATTCACCTCTCAGAACATTTATCCTCACACCCACGAAATCGGCTGGATGTTCAAGTGTCTGTCAGTAATGGAAGGCAACATGGCTTTAGGTCCCGAGGTCCAGTTTTTTCTGAAATAATTACGTGTACGCTGACTCCCGTGATTTGTTTTAAACCTAACAAAAACTACCACCAAAAATGGATCAATCATACTATAAATTATTAGAAGAGAAGCAGTTTTAGAACTTGGACCTGAAACTTTGGTACACTCAATGAAACGTGTGTAATGCTGATTATTCCCCCACTGAGAACTGGAAAAGAGAAAATGTCAGAAGGAGGTCATTTGGACACTTGTAATGCTCAGCTGACTTATCTTTTTGTTTAAGTTCTGCAACTCCCTTGTACATATTCATCCCATATATATCTCATTGAACAGCAGCTAGCATTTGCCCCCATGATCTGCTTTATCTTGGTGTTTATTTTTCGATCAGGCCTCCATCTTTCAATTTGAAGTAGAAGAACTTCTCCAAGGTGTTGGCGCACTTGCAGTACTCGCTGTCTGGAGGGTTGTACTCGCGACAGTTGGTGATGATTCGCTGCAGGTCTGCAATAAAGAGCTTCTTGGTCACGTAATATCTGTTCTTGAGTCTCTCCGTCATGGTCTTTAGGTCTGTGTGGAcaaaaatttagaaaaaaaaacggcaatCTTTATCGACCAAACATTTAAATAATGGACACTTGAATGCACAGAAAAGCTAGAAGCATCAACTTGAGGTGGAGCTGATGTATTATCTAAAAGATGCTCACTAACCGATGGGAAAACGGATGATCTCATAATAATCTGGAGCTTCAGATTTCTTCACTGGTTCCATGAAGGGCCAGGCGTCAGGATGAGTCTATTCAGGAGGCATAACAAAGTCCCGATGAGTCCAAGTGCTTATTACTATAGTAGTTAGTGTTCCTGTCAGGTGTCAACAGGTGCCCCTTACCTTTATCTGGGCCAGGAGGTTCTTCAGCATGTTGTAAAGTACATCAGGATCCTTCACCTCTTTCCTGCAGATCATTTAAATCATCACGAAGACAGGATAATCAAAGATTAAAAATCAGAAACTAAACTGTGGAGTACTGCTGAATAGATTCATGTGTAGCCTTAATATGGGCTTGTTGCTTGTTCTCCTTTTAAACCAACATATTTTAATGCAGGGCATCTGTTTAAACTCTCCAGAGCAACAACAATTTGTCTTCCGAGACCCAAACGGGGTAATACGAATGTTTGTCAATACTTTTTAAAATTATGAGGAAATTAGATTATAAGAAACCAATGGGTTGCTCAAAGCTTAAAGGTGTaagcacacacatgcagaatcaGAACAGTAGTGAGTTAAGTGAAAAACATTGAGCTTTCTTGAAgagatgattatttttttagGCGACAGTCCAGCTACTCTATCATCTGTGGGAGGTTTTGCGAAAACAAACATGCTCCTGTTACAGTTTACACAAGGTTGACCGTATTCTCTTAGACTGAAATGTACAGACGTTGCACATGCATACATCAAATCAAGCCTGTGGGAGAGTTTGAGTGTTTACCCTTTGTCCTTGTTACTGGGTTTCCAGCCTGTTTCTcctgggaaaaagaaaaaaaatatatatcttgtTAGTAATATGATGATATCGGGTGCAATTCTATTTTTCAACGTGAACAAACCAAACACTTACTTATACCCGGGATGCTCTCTACCGGGATCTGTCGCACTCCTTCTTTGAAGCAGGTGAGGCCTGGGTACACCTTTCTGATCTGACTCTGTTTCCTCTCAATTAGCTTCTTAATAATCTGTTATGACAATGTCAGAATTATGAGCTATTAAAGGCCCACGCACTTAAAAGAACAGGTCTAAGCTGTATAGATATTTCCTCACGtacctctttctgtctcttaaTGATATGAGAGAGCTCAGTATAGGGAATTCTGGGGTTCAGCTCGCACTCCATCAGGGTCGCTCCTTCGTAGTCTTTGATATATCCCAGGTATCGACTCTTGGGCACTTTGATGTCTTTGGAAAACCCCTACAAGGGAAAAGAAATCTTTAAGGAGAAGAGGCGGGGGAGGACAGAGAAGCATATAATGCTCTGGTCAAGTCTGCAGTACCTGCTTCTTGAAGTAGCCAATGGCATACTCGTCTGCATAAGTGAGGAAATAGAGGATGTTGTGTTTGATGTGGTACTCCTTTAGGTGGTTCATCAGGTGTGTACCATAGCCCTTACATTGGAGAAAccagagaaacaacaacatgaaCACTAtttttaaaacacacatttctTCTAAGAACTGTTTTTGATCTTTCCAAATGTCAAAGCCTTATTTTGTCTAACAAGAGGTAAGTCTAAGGTGCGTGTGCGGTTAAAAGCAACGTGTGGGGTAAAAGGCTTAGTATAAATGGGTATTGTGTACCTTAACTTGCTCGTTGGATGTGACGGCACAGAAGACGATCTCTGTGAAGCCCTGAGTGGGGAACATCCTAAAACAGATGCCTCCAATGACGCGGCCATCTTTAATAAGAGCAAGGGTTTTGTGCTTCCTGTGAAAAGTGAAGATGTCAGGACGGGTGCAGGAACTGGACAGAGCAACACCTACGAGGACACCTACTTACGGGTCAAACACCAGCCGTGTGATGTACTCTTTGGGCATACGAGGTAACTGATGAGAAAAGACATTCTGCAGGCCGACCAGCCACATCAGGATCTTCTTGTTTGACTTCTGGGAAAGGGAATTTCCAATGACATGGAATTCAATGATGCCCCGTCTCTCCTCCAACCTGGCAGTCTCATCACGAGCAGCGTTAGGTGTCAGCAGATTCGTCTGGTGACACAAATAAGCTGTCAGACCTCCTATTTAActttgttaaaagaaaaataattgaaaagtaAAGCACCAAGAATGACAACAAAGTGCTGAAAGTGGAAATggatttaaaataaaagatGGTAAACATtgcttaaccctcctgttgtcttgcgggtcaaaagtgacccaccaccatgtttagctgtagaaagaATACCTTaaaccagtgtttcccaaccctggtcctcaaggcacactgccctgcatgttttccatgtttccctgctccagcacacctgattcaaataattGGGTCAGGTCTTAAAGCTCTCCAGAAGCCTGAGCacgacccattcatttgaatcaggtgtgctggagcagggaaacatggaaaacatgcagggcagtgtgccttgaggaccagggttgggaaacactgccttaaactatctttttccaacttgaaattttatgacttttcctaaagggaccccatcattataaaaagtcatactttatttttgtttatgtttccatgtgggctgtacaccactagggtacaaagattgtcttatgggtcatttttgacccgtgaattataaaaacatttaaacaccagaaaaaagttcactgttttttttcccctttcaatataattaattcagaagtaattacttcacatttatataatagcaataataaacctttattatgtaaaagaaaactgttggtccaactgaccaactggtgattgtctttttgtattgtataacgaaaaatacatgataaaaaatgtattgaatcgagttgaatagataaataacaagtggtttcatcatacaaaatagattttggatttaaaattcaattaagttgctttatttttgagctttggtagggcgggtcatttttgacccataggacaaggggagtaaacagaatgttaagaccgcacaagggttaatAAAGAAGAATATGGGGTCCCAAGTGTGCAACTTTGTAACAAGCCATACGCATCCCTTTAACATGAACAAATGGCCTGACACTGAGCACAACTTCACAGATGGTAACAATGTAACAATACTGgctttggtttctttttttagaCATGGGTGATTTTTGTTTCCCTAAAAATTCCTCAGAGCATTCTTTCAACATGCCAAGTCAAatacaaagaaagccacagaacACGGAAGATCTAACCCACGAGGCAGATTAAATATTGTGTTAAGAAAAGCAACCCTCTTACCTCTGCACCACTTCCATTTCCATTAAACTATGCAAAATAATTTCACTTCTGCTTTGACTGAAATCTGCCACCTCAACATGTTTGTCATGCTTTAGGTGTCACATCGAAGGATCTTATTCATTTGTAAAATGTGTTAGTGTTGTGTTGCAGTCCTGTTTGTGCCCGTTAACCTCAGAGTATTATAGTTCCCCAGACCAACATGGTAAACTGTTGCCCACATCagtaaaagaaaggaaaaaaagtacCGATGACCGTGCTGCTCATTGAGCTATTAATAGGAAAGAGGTGGATGTTAACTGACCTCTGGTCCAAGCATAGCAGCAGGGTCGGTGATTGTCATCATGACTTCATTAACCAGCTCCATGGGAATGTCTCCCATCACACGGATCCGCTTGGCATCCTCCAGTGTCAACGCCTCTGGAAGTTTACGCTTTTCCCCTGAAAAGAGGGGGATATTTGTCAGATCAAAGCAGCTGGATTCAAACCCAAGAAAAAAAGCCATTCTTTTTTCCACATTTAAGGCTTTACTGTCATTATACCCCAACTTTCTGCCTTAGTTTAATGACACCTGAGTAGAAAGACAATACCAATAACTGTTATCGCAACACTCTTAACTTCTAATTGTCACAGCAAATGGAATTTAGCCAAATTGAAAAGCAATTTGGCTGATTTGAAGCAAAAAAGTGTTACCCCTTTGTCAGAGTTTGTACGTTAATAATCCAAACATAATGATGGCATAAAATTAACAGCAAAAGACTAAATTGTTCCTTGCCATTTTTTTGTATAACAATTGAAAATCAACccattttctctttgtttttcacaaTCATGGCAGCCCTAGCATTAAAAGGATATAGCTCACAGTGATCGTATAGCAGTTACTTCCTGATTGAGAACTTTAAATGAGCACATTTATTCTGAAGTATTCTGAAGCCACAAATGTGCTGAATGCTTTGTGGATTTTAGTGTTACACAACTCTTTGTAGAGATACTTAACAGCAAGGAACATATGACACTTTGCCTCGAGCCACTAGAAAAAAATAAGGGGAATTAAAAGAGACGAGAAGCGCCCGCAGACCTTTGATGGGCTCCACACCTCCCGTGTCCACGGTGCCCAGAGAGGAGCTGCTGCTCAGACACTTGGACAGAACGGGAGAGCCAGACACTGAAGCAGGACTGATAACTGCAATGACAATGACAGAGTGTACCAAATTACAAACCATACAACAGTGAtgacaaaaaaacatgctgCAGCTTTTCTGTTACTGTATGTAAGTCTTAAGCTTGTGTGAGTATGACTACATCAAAGCTATTAGAtgaactgaaagtaattaaCGTTTCTGTTTTAGCTTTTAATATTAGAATATTCAATATTCTTCCATTGGGTTTTCACTAGTTGGACCACTAGAATTAATTCAGCACATATATTTTCATATTGTGTAAATCATGTATTTGGCAAACAAGCTGCAGAAACAGAAAGGCACACCACTGCATATTTTTAACATGAAACCGAAAACACAGAGTTTACGTTAGAGCCAAAAaccctgttttttttcagtccaCACAAACATTATAGTTTGTCAAAATCTTGACCCTGGAAGGCGTTTTCCAAAATGTTCCATTTCAGTGCCTAAAAAAATGTAAGTCATCAAAACACTCGTGTAAAAGCATGTGTACAGGGCTTCAGTCATATGTTTCTATCGTACAAATCATTTGTCGTGTTATGACTTCTCATTTATTAGGGTccacagccattttcacacatgtTAAAATGTTCCAGAGACGTTCCAGAGAGGTAGCATGTGCTAACATCCACTCAGTTGCTCCAGACTTTTTTGCACCATGCCCCCTAGTAAAAACCCTTCAGAACATCAGCGTGTGAGACATTGTGCCAACATCGCAACTGATATTGCAGATCATTTACCGAAGTCCAGTTgacttattcaagctcttataatttcctgtgtggg is drawn from Odontesthes bonariensis isolate fOdoBon6 chromosome 21, fOdoBon6.hap1, whole genome shotgun sequence and contains these coding sequences:
- the kat2a gene encoding histone acetyltransferase KAT2A, whose protein sequence is MSYTAAEEVRRSSSVDMSDPAAQALQPRHLQAQSTGSAGSSSAATGSGPGNSDPARPGLSQQQRASQKKAQVRAFPRAKKLEKLGVFSACKANDTCKCNGWKNPNPPSATRMDLQQQAASLSEPCRSCGHALADHVSHLENVSEDEINRLLGMVVDVENLFMSVHKEEDTDTKQVYFYLFKLLRKCILQMSQPVVEGSLGSPPFEKPNIEQGVLNFVQYKFSHLAPKERQTMFELSKMFLLCLNYWKLETPTQYRQRTQKDDGTAYKVDYTRWLCYCHVPQSNDSLPRYETTQVFGRNLLKSIFTVTRRQLLEKFRVEKDKLLPEKRTLILTHFPKFLSMLEEEIYGENSPIWEADFTMPASDGTQLGHQTVISPASVSGSPVLSKCLSSSSSLGTVDTGGVEPIKGEKRKLPEALTLEDAKRIRVMGDIPMELVNEVMMTITDPAAMLGPETNLLTPNAARDETARLEERRGIIEFHVIGNSLSQKSNKKILMWLVGLQNVFSHQLPRMPKEYITRLVFDPKHKTLALIKDGRVIGGICFRMFPTQGFTEIVFCAVTSNEQVKGYGTHLMNHLKEYHIKHNILYFLTYADEYAIGYFKKQGFSKDIKVPKSRYLGYIKDYEGATLMECELNPRIPYTELSHIIKRQKEIIKKLIERKQSQIRKVYPGLTCFKEGVRQIPVESIPGIRETGWKPSNKDKGKEVKDPDVLYNMLKNLLAQIKTHPDAWPFMEPVKKSEAPDYYEIIRFPIDLKTMTERLKNRYYVTKKLFIADLQRIITNCREYNPPDSEYCKCANTLEKFFYFKLKDGGLIEK